DNA from Agarilytica rhodophyticola:
CCTACCATGGGCAAGGACACTAAGACTCTCTAGAAAGCTGGATTTACCGGACCCGTTAGGTCCTATGATTAAGTTGAGGTGCGGATCAAGCTCAACCGAAGCCGAGCTGATATTCCTAAAGTTTTGCAATACAAGCTTAGAGAGAAACGGCATTAAAAAAGCACGACACTAAAACTCCGAAGGGAGTGATGAAGAAACATCGGGGAATCTACAATCTCATCGGCATGACAACGTAAACCGCATCATCATTATCAGGTGCCTTAATAAGAGCACTACTATTGGAATCTGATAAAATGATCTCAATGTCCTCAGTATTCAGTACATTAGTGACATCTTGCAAATAACTCACATTAAAGCCTACTTCTAAAGAATCCCCTTCATAGCCTACACCTACTTCGTCCTCGGCCTCTTCCTGCTCCGGGTTATTGGCTATCACTTTAAGTTGGCCTGACTCTAACAATAAGCGGACGCCTCTGTATTTCTCATTAGATAAAATAGAAGTCCGAGCAAACGCGTTTTTAAGCTCTGAGCGATTACCTATAACCACCTTATCGCCACCTTTTGGAAGTACCCTTTCGTAATCAGGGAACTTGCCATCTACCAATTTAGAGGTGAATGTAAACTCTTCTGTAATTGCTCGGATGTGGTTAGAGCCCATAACTATTTCCACCTGATCATCTCGCTCATCTAACAGGCGAGACAGCTCTATTACGCCTTTTCTAGGTAAAATAGCTTGTTTAACTTCGCCCACATCGACAGATACCTTCTTAGTGCACATCGCTAGACGGTGACCATCCGTCGCTACAACTCGCATAGCATCAGATCTTAGTTCCCACAACATACCGTTGAGATAATAACGAACATCCTGCTGCGCCATCGCAAAGCTAGTTTTTTCGATTAGCTCTTTAAGTTCCTTCTGCGCACAAGCAAATCCGAGATCTCGAGCACCTTCTTCCACCGCAGGAAAATCATTAGCAGGTAAAGTCGATAAGCTAAAACGACTACGCCCACTTTTGACTAAAACCTTCTGATCATCAAGGTTAAAATCTATAGTTGAGCCTTCGGGTAGAGCTTTACATATATCGAGGAATTTTTTCGCAGGGACAGTAATCTCTCCCTCGCTGATATTGTCCCCTTCCAGATTTATTCGGCCAACAATTTCTACCTCCAAATCTGTACCAGTAAGAGATAGCTGATTTTTCTCTAACACCAAAAGTACATTCGCCAACACAGGTAGTGTCTGACGCCTTT
Protein-coding regions in this window:
- the dnaN gene encoding DNA polymerase III subunit beta translates to MRFTVSRETILKPLQLVAGVVERRQTLPVLANVLLVLEKNQLSLTGTDLEVEIVGRINLEGDNISEGEITVPAKKFLDICKALPEGSTIDFNLDDQKVLVKSGRSRFSLSTLPANDFPAVEEGARDLGFACAQKELKELIEKTSFAMAQQDVRYYLNGMLWELRSDAMRVVATDGHRLAMCTKKVSVDVGEVKQAILPRKGVIELSRLLDERDDQVEIVMGSNHIRAITEEFTFTSKLVDGKFPDYERVLPKGGDKVVIGNRSELKNAFARTSILSNEKYRGVRLLLESGQLKVIANNPEQEEAEDEVGVGYEGDSLEVGFNVSYLQDVTNVLNTEDIEIILSDSNSSALIKAPDNDDAVYVVMPMRL